In Terriglobus sp. TAA 43, a single window of DNA contains:
- a CDS encoding ribonucleotide-diphosphate reductase subunit beta, with translation MSTETLTHGSSVAVPDTILDPGLCLTLRPMKYPQFYDMFRDGIKNTWTVEEVDFSTDLVDLRAKITPAEIHTIKRLVAFFATGDSIVSNNLVLNLYKHINSPEARLYLSRQLYEEAVHVQFYLTLLDNYVPDPNERAEAFAAVENIPSINKKADFCMKWMDSIQQLDHLETKADRRNFLLNLICFAACIEGLFFFAAFAYVYFFRSKGLLHGLASGTNWVFRDESCHIEFAFEVVRVVREQEPDLWDAQLEDQIREMMAEAIDAEAQFAEDLLSGGVAGLSVRDMRAYLGYVADSRLVRLGIEPHFKTKNPFSFMELQDVQELTNFFERRVSAYQTAVGGEVAFEDDF, from the coding sequence ATGTCCACCGAAACCCTCACGCACGGATCATCCGTTGCCGTTCCCGACACCATCCTCGATCCGGGCCTATGCCTCACGCTTCGCCCCATGAAGTACCCGCAGTTCTACGACATGTTCCGCGATGGCATCAAGAACACGTGGACCGTAGAAGAAGTGGACTTCTCCACCGACCTGGTCGATCTGCGCGCCAAGATCACGCCTGCGGAAATCCACACGATCAAGCGTCTCGTCGCTTTCTTCGCCACCGGCGACTCCATCGTGTCGAACAACCTTGTGCTCAACCTCTACAAGCACATCAACTCGCCGGAAGCGCGCCTGTATCTCTCGCGCCAGCTCTACGAAGAGGCCGTGCACGTGCAGTTCTACCTCACGCTGCTCGACAACTACGTTCCCGACCCCAACGAGCGCGCCGAAGCCTTCGCCGCCGTTGAAAACATCCCGTCCATCAACAAAAAAGCCGACTTCTGCATGAAGTGGATGGACAGCATCCAGCAGTTGGATCATCTGGAAACCAAGGCCGACCGCCGCAACTTTCTGCTGAACCTCATCTGCTTCGCTGCCTGCATCGAGGGCCTGTTCTTCTTCGCAGCGTTCGCATACGTCTACTTCTTCCGCTCGAAGGGCTTGCTCCACGGCCTCGCATCGGGCACCAACTGGGTCTTCCGCGACGAAAGCTGCCACATCGAATTCGCCTTCGAAGTCGTCCGCGTCGTCCGCGAACAGGAACCCGATCTCTGGGATGCCCAGCTGGAAGACCAGATCCGCGAGATGATGGCCGAAGCCATCGACGCCGAAGCGCAGTTTGCCGAAGACCTGCTCTCGGGTGGCGTCGCCGGTCTCTCCGTGCGTGACATGCGTGCCTACCTCGGCTACGTGGCTGACTCCCGCCTCGTTCGCCTCGGCATCGAGCCGCACTTCAAAACGAAGAATCCGTTCTCATTCATGGAACTGCAGGACGTGCAGGAGCTCACCAACTTCTTCGAGCGCCGCGTCTCCGCATACCAGACCGCAGTCGGCGGCGAGGTTGCCTTCGAAGACGATTTCTAA
- a CDS encoding XRE family transcriptional regulator: MNVDEDKQSAEFDVVEPEQAEAVIEQKSLGERIRRLRMKRSMGLVELGKKTDLSASFLSQLETGRVVPTVRNLARIAMAFQKDLSYFFHDDAPITFRILRRQERVRLQRNANATANFVTDSLSALISDSSMSPCIADFRALEEEVSFQPRLFEGIEFTLVMEGRLTLVSENETRTLESGDVAWLDGVRRRRYTCEAGHTARAMFITRHRRN; encoded by the coding sequence ATGAATGTCGATGAGGATAAACAATCCGCTGAATTCGACGTAGTGGAGCCCGAACAGGCAGAAGCAGTCATTGAGCAGAAATCCCTGGGCGAGCGCATCCGGCGTCTGCGCATGAAACGCTCCATGGGCCTGGTGGAACTCGGAAAAAAGACAGACCTCTCTGCATCCTTCCTCTCTCAGCTTGAAACCGGCCGCGTGGTTCCCACCGTACGCAACCTCGCCCGCATCGCTATGGCATTCCAGAAGGACCTCTCCTACTTCTTCCATGACGATGCCCCCATCACCTTCCGCATCCTTCGCCGACAGGAACGTGTGCGTCTGCAGCGCAACGCCAACGCCACCGCAAACTTCGTCACGGACAGCCTTTCCGCCCTCATCTCCGACTCCAGCATGAGCCCCTGCATCGCCGATTTCCGCGCACTGGAAGAGGAAGTGTCATTCCAGCCGCGCCTCTTCGAAGGCATCGAGTTCACACTCGTCATGGAAGGCCGCCTCACGCTCGTATCAGAAAACGAAACGCGCACACTCGAATCCGGCGATGTCGCATGGCTCGACGGCGTCCGCCGCCGTCGTTACACCTGCGAAGCAGGCCACACCGCGCGCGCCATGTTCATCACCCGCCACCGCCGCAACTAG
- the pabB gene encoding aminodeoxychorismate synthase component I — protein sequence MSASSNPWSPLPSAWRTRAFANPGSILLESSLPSATEHTSLLFEDPFEILTANAPNDLPALFAAIEDASQNGYWVAGWMAYEAGAHFLQLPARATSGPVAIFGIYRQPQTFDHTAHHEPETTPQTQPLQLALMPTITPAQYTPAIDRIQQWIAAGDTYQVNFTTPLTTPCPHTPQQVYDALHAQQPCSFGAILNLRPNSTILSFSPELFFNVDAAGNIATRPMKGTSPRSANPAEDHALAEALQHDEKNRAEHVMIVDLLRNDMNRICRIGSVHAASLFDVESLSTVHQMTSTIRGQLSADTPWYEVFRALFPGGSITGAPKRHTVELIQQLEAYPRGVYTGAIGYFAPDRSACFNIAIRTAVLEDNTLTLGAGGGIVADSTATSEYREMLLKASFVQRASQPIQLIETMRAENGSVPLLQHHLQRLQSSAEALGFTCDTKQIEASIHAAINKATPQRVRLLLHRNGEAEITIAEAPSWPQELRLRLSHQQTRADSPHLRHKTNFRPEYQPELEAALTNGFHDTLFLNTAGEVTETCIATLLAKIDDRWFTPPLRSGVLPGVYREQLIATGQIAERTLTLNDLRNATSIALCNALRGTAPVTSLQLPDGEIIHWKSPSDLPSLPA from the coding sequence GTGTCCGCATCTTCAAATCCGTGGTCGCCACTTCCCTCTGCGTGGCGCACCCGTGCGTTCGCAAATCCCGGAAGCATCCTGCTCGAATCCTCGTTGCCCTCCGCAACTGAGCACACATCCCTGCTCTTTGAAGACCCCTTCGAGATCCTCACGGCCAACGCGCCAAATGATCTCCCCGCACTCTTCGCAGCCATCGAAGACGCATCGCAAAACGGCTACTGGGTAGCCGGATGGATGGCCTACGAAGCAGGCGCACACTTCCTCCAACTCCCCGCGCGCGCAACATCAGGCCCCGTGGCCATCTTCGGCATCTATCGCCAGCCGCAAACCTTCGATCACACCGCACACCACGAACCTGAAACAACACCACAAACACAGCCGCTACAACTCGCGCTGATGCCCACCATCACGCCAGCGCAATACACTCCCGCCATCGACCGCATCCAGCAATGGATCGCCGCCGGCGACACCTACCAGGTCAACTTCACCACGCCGCTCACCACGCCCTGCCCCCACACACCGCAGCAGGTGTACGACGCCCTGCACGCGCAGCAGCCATGCAGCTTCGGCGCCATCCTCAACCTGCGCCCCAACAGCACCATCCTCTCCTTCTCACCCGAACTCTTCTTCAACGTCGACGCCGCAGGCAACATCGCCACCCGCCCCATGAAGGGCACATCACCGCGCAGCGCGAATCCAGCAGAAGATCACGCCCTCGCAGAAGCCCTGCAACACGACGAAAAGAACCGCGCAGAACACGTCATGATCGTCGACCTCCTGCGCAACGACATGAACCGCATCTGTCGCATCGGCAGCGTCCACGCAGCCAGTCTCTTCGACGTCGAAAGCCTCTCCACGGTCCATCAGATGACCTCCACCATCCGCGGCCAGTTATCCGCAGACACACCGTGGTACGAAGTCTTCCGCGCACTCTTCCCCGGAGGCTCCATCACCGGCGCCCCCAAGCGCCACACCGTCGAGCTCATTCAACAACTCGAAGCATACCCACGCGGCGTCTACACCGGAGCCATCGGCTATTTCGCGCCCGACCGCAGCGCCTGCTTCAACATCGCCATCCGCACCGCCGTTCTCGAAGACAACACACTCACACTCGGCGCAGGCGGAGGCATCGTCGCTGACTCCACAGCCACCTCCGAGTACCGCGAGATGCTGCTCAAGGCCTCCTTCGTGCAACGCGCCTCGCAGCCCATCCAACTCATCGAAACCATGCGCGCAGAGAACGGAAGCGTCCCGCTGTTGCAACATCATCTGCAACGCCTGCAATCCTCAGCAGAAGCGCTCGGCTTCACATGCGACACAAAGCAAATCGAAGCCTCCATCCACGCAGCAATCAATAAAGCAACACCGCAACGCGTGCGTCTCCTACTGCACCGCAACGGCGAAGCAGAAATCACCATCGCCGAAGCACCATCATGGCCGCAGGAACTGCGCCTTCGCCTAAGCCACCAACAAACACGCGCAGACAGCCCACACCTGCGCCACAAGACCAACTTCCGCCCCGAGTACCAGCCGGAGCTCGAAGCCGCGCTCACCAACGGCTTCCACGACACACTCTTCCTCAACACCGCAGGCGAAGTCACAGAAACCTGCATCGCGACGTTGCTCGCAAAGATTGACGACCGCTGGTTCACACCACCGCTCCGCAGCGGCGTACTCCCCGGCGTCTATCGCGAACAACTCATCGCCACCGGCCAGATCGCTGAACGCACACTCACCCTCAACGACCTGCGCAACGCCACATCCATCGCACTCTGCAACGCCCTGCGAGGCACCGCCCCCGTCACTTCCCTGCAACTTCCTGACGGCGAAATCATCCATTGGAAGTCCCCCTCGGACCTCCCATCCCTCCCTGCGTGA
- a CDS encoding ZIP family metal transporter gives MEAAIAVAAIQAIAIAAALWLSARHRLLDRGLPYLVSLAVGVLLATALLHILPDSIATLGNTPALWLVFAGTLFAMFCFERIFATLTGHPVETPAAGESDCGPHHHHGSRPLSLIFGGTLHSFVDGVAVAAAFHTGRRIGWLTAVAITLHEVPHRMGDYALLTHLKVGRGRAIRLITIVGIAALLGVALVLAAGHLQLGGAVSATDWLLPISAASFVYIAMVNLMPELASEATLSGVLLQLLSMLGGATLVALIIRLPGA, from the coding sequence TTGGAAGCAGCAATCGCAGTCGCCGCCATTCAGGCCATCGCCATCGCCGCGGCCCTGTGGCTCAGCGCGCGCCATCGACTGCTCGATCGCGGCCTGCCTTACCTCGTCTCGCTAGCGGTCGGCGTTCTTCTTGCGACAGCATTGCTACACATCCTTCCGGACTCCATTGCGACGCTCGGGAACACGCCCGCGCTCTGGCTCGTCTTCGCAGGAACGCTCTTCGCCATGTTCTGCTTCGAGCGCATCTTCGCCACGCTCACAGGCCACCCGGTAGAAACACCCGCCGCAGGCGAATCCGATTGCGGCCCGCACCATCACCACGGCTCGCGCCCGCTCTCACTCATCTTCGGCGGCACACTCCACAGCTTCGTCGATGGCGTAGCCGTCGCCGCTGCCTTCCACACCGGCCGACGCATCGGCTGGCTCACCGCCGTCGCCATCACCTTGCATGAAGTCCCGCATCGCATGGGCGACTACGCCTTGCTCACGCACCTCAAGGTAGGCCGAGGCCGCGCCATCCGCCTCATCACCATCGTTGGCATCGCAGCCCTGCTCGGCGTAGCGCTCGTCCTCGCGGCAGGCCATCTGCAGCTGGGCGGAGCAGTCTCCGCAACAGACTGGCTACTCCCCATCAGCGCCGCCAGCTTCGTCTACATCGCCATGGTCAACCTCATGCCGGAACTCGCCAGCGAAGCCACCCTCAGCGGCGTCCTCCTGCAACTCCTCAGCATGCTCGGCGGAGCCACTCTCGTGGCCCTCATCATCCGCCTCCCCGGCGCCTGA
- a CDS encoding plastocyanin/azurin family copper-binding protein, which yields MRQHVSLLASLLLCLRAGSMAAELRAQPAAVEPHATHRVEINRFAFQALSTSVDVDDTVVWVNSDIVPHTVTDQGGAFDSGTLAPGASWKLVAKTPGTFHYLCTLHPNMAGTLIVRPKKPTDK from the coding sequence ATGCGACAGCATGTTTCTCTGCTTGCTTCACTCCTGCTTTGTCTGCGAGCTGGTTCCATGGCGGCGGAGCTTCGCGCTCAGCCCGCTGCTGTGGAACCGCACGCGACGCATCGAGTGGAAATCAATCGCTTCGCGTTCCAGGCGCTTTCCACCTCAGTTGACGTGGACGACACGGTCGTTTGGGTGAATAGCGACATTGTTCCGCATACTGTGACCGACCAGGGTGGCGCTTTTGACTCTGGCACGCTTGCCCCTGGCGCTTCATGGAAGCTGGTGGCGAAAACACCCGGCACTTTTCACTACCTGTGTACGCTTCATCCCAACATGGCTGGGACTTTGATTGTTCGTCCGAAGAAGCCGACAGATAAGTGA
- a CDS encoding DUF4142 domain-containing protein, translating into MTVRIVLAGVLAGVTATLGASARAQAPTDPQIVGIVLAANQIDIDAGNAALAKAHSPEVKAFAQQMVTDHSALQKSVKELGAKLHVVPAPSPTAASLKSQAATTAARLKTLHGDAYDKAYIDNEVAYHQAVIDAVSNVLIPNAQNAELKNALVGAAPAFQGHLKHAQMIQTSLH; encoded by the coding sequence ATGACAGTACGTATCGTTCTAGCAGGCGTGCTTGCGGGAGTTACGGCAACACTGGGAGCATCGGCGCGTGCGCAGGCTCCTACCGATCCACAGATTGTTGGCATTGTTCTGGCGGCCAACCAGATTGACATTGATGCCGGGAATGCTGCGCTGGCGAAGGCTCATAGCCCTGAGGTGAAGGCGTTCGCACAACAGATGGTGACGGATCATTCTGCTTTGCAGAAGTCAGTCAAAGAATTAGGCGCGAAGCTGCATGTTGTACCGGCACCCAGCCCAACCGCAGCTTCGCTGAAGAGCCAGGCCGCGACTACGGCTGCACGTTTGAAAACGCTTCATGGTGATGCGTACGACAAGGCCTATATCGACAACGAAGTGGCGTATCACCAGGCGGTGATTGATGCCGTCAGCAACGTGCTGATTCCGAATGCGCAGAATGCAGAACTAAAGAATGCGCTTGTGGGCGCAGCGCCCGCTTTTCAAGGACATCTGAAGCACGCGCAGATGATCCAGACCTCGCTGCACTAA
- a CDS encoding RNA polymerase sigma factor — MTPATPVSLLANISISDEEVVTRVLAGETALFEILMRRHNQRVYRIVRGIVRNDTQSEDIMQDAYVRAYEHLSQYRGQAAFGAWLTRIAVNEALGRLRGVTRFEELNEGDDSMDRFPASQPTPEQAAIHAEMLRLLETLVDALPDGNRVVFMMREVEGMDTTETAHALSITEDNVKVRLHRARAALRQGLSDLADNRVRSAFQFHATRCDRVVHGVFERLAN; from the coding sequence ATGACGCCGGCAACACCCGTTTCATTGCTCGCAAACATTTCCATCAGCGACGAAGAGGTTGTAACTCGCGTGCTGGCGGGTGAAACCGCGCTCTTTGAGATCCTGATGCGCCGCCACAATCAAAGGGTCTATCGCATCGTGCGCGGTATCGTGCGCAATGACACGCAGTCAGAAGACATCATGCAGGATGCCTACGTCCGGGCCTACGAGCACCTCTCCCAGTACCGTGGGCAAGCTGCCTTTGGTGCATGGTTAACGCGCATTGCTGTGAACGAAGCACTCGGACGACTCAGAGGCGTAACTCGATTCGAGGAACTCAACGAAGGAGACGACAGCATGGATCGATTTCCTGCCTCCCAGCCCACGCCAGAGCAGGCGGCGATCCACGCGGAAATGCTTCGCTTGCTGGAAACCCTTGTCGACGCGTTGCCCGACGGAAATCGCGTCGTCTTCATGATGAGAGAAGTCGAAGGCATGGATACGACCGAAACTGCCCACGCACTGTCCATCACAGAAGACAACGTCAAAGTCCGCTTGCATCGTGCTCGTGCGGCTCTGCGTCAGGGACTGTCTGACCTTGCAGACAATCGTGTCCGCAGCGCATTCCAGTTCCACGCCACGCGTTGCGACCGCGTTGTTCATGGCGTTTTCGAACGATTGGCGAACTAA